A window of the Leishmania braziliensis MHOM/BR/75/M2904 complete genome, chromosome 1 genome harbors these coding sequences:
- a CDS encoding putative CLC-type chloride channel, translated as MTEAGGSCGGNGVGGDDEAITRLVVNVPEADWATIDCFSSYTEAAERAAMRRRHTIPSTTHSPYGEKRPAYSFQGEAFLAALACGIALGCLGVISDACARWVSAFRSGICANFFWLDRSLCCVDSNECDEYYSWGEFFLGRDNHVVAFVDFVMYVGFSTLAAVTAAYLCKTYAPYASGGGIAEVKTIVSGYHVKRYLGGWTLITKVVAMCFSTGSGLTVGKEGPFVHIGACVGGIISGAFPSYQQETKERELITAGAGGGMAVAFGAPVGGVIFALEDVSTSYNFKALMAALICGVTAVLFQSRVDLWHTGCIVQFSINYRHNWHFFELPMFAVIGCFGGFMGSTFSVINLHICRWRKKHVKQWRLAEVTVVAAITGVVNFLTPYSSGGMLELLGDCFQDCTPDSSIEMCEGSDVRAFFSLLVTATAKFAMFTYTVGTFLPAGILVPSLTIGALYGRAFGMMFRSLQETYAGSYIFTECYHQDLCVIPGVYAIVGAAAMLTGVTHMTICLAIIMFELTGSLEYMVPIIVGILCAKAAGEAVGVKGTYEIVIEENKLPYLDPKKEFYLDFSAKDVYKNKQFTVLTAYGLQVRDINELVTRMNVTGFPVVESASDTTLLGYAPTKKMMRAIQVAAVRNRDVSLSTYIRFKTAPSNSQDPNFLEVNLTNVLESCLLQVEPECSVKKLLYLFKSLGTHHIVVCRYAKFEGFISKKDFINFMRVKEREENMEDDELERERRELARQRRRREVATAVIDRTTTASAVRATAHHR; from the coding sequence ATGACGGAAGCAGGCGGCAGTTGCGGTGGCAACGGGGTCGGCGGTGACGACGAGGCCATCACGCGCTTAGTGGTGAACGTTCCAGAGGCCGATTGGGCGACGATCGACTGCTTCAGCAGCTACAcggaggcggcagagcggGCCGCGATGCGGCGTCGCCATACCATACCATCTACCACTCACTCGCCATACGGAGAGAAGCGTCCCGCGTACAGCTTCCAGGGGGAGGCTTTCTTAGCAGCCTTGGCGTGCGGAATCGCGCTCGGCTGCCTCGGCGTCATCAGCgacgcgtgtgcgcgttGGGTGAGCGCCTTCCGCAGTGGGATTTGCGCGAACTTTTTCTGGCTGGATCGCAGCCTGTGTTGCGTCGACAGCAACGAGTGCGATGAGTACTACTCCTGGGGCGAATTCTTTCTCGGCCGCGACAACCACGTCGTCGCGTTTGTTGACTTCGTCATGTATGTCGGCTTCTCCACCCTGGCGGCAGTCACGGCGGCGTACCTGTGCAAGACCTACGCCCCCTATGcctctggcggtggcatTGCGGAGGTGAAGACGATCGTGTCGGGCTACCACGTCAAGCGGTACCTTGGTGGCTGGACACTCATCACGAAGGTCGTGGCCATGTGCTTTTCTACAGGGTCCGGCTTGACggtggggaaggagggcCCCTTTGTCCACATCGGCGCCTGCGTCGGCGGCATCATCTCCGGAGCCTTTCCGAGCTATCAGCAGGAGACCAAAGAGCGCGAACTCATTACCGCCGGCGCGGGCGGTGGCATGGCCGTCGCCTTTGGTGCCCCCGTCGGCGGCGTCATTTTCGCCTTGGAGGATGTCTCCACATCGTACAACTTCAAGGCCCTCATGGCTGCACTCATCTGCGgcgtgacggcggtgctTTTCCAGTCACGCGTGGATCTCTGGCACACCGGCTGCATTGTGCAGTTCAGCATCAACTACCGGCACAACTGGCACTTCTTTGAGCTCCCCATGTTTGCGGTGATCGGGTGCTTTGGCGGGTTCATGGGGTCCACCTTCAGCGTTATCAATCTGCACATCTGCCGGTGGCGCAAGAAGCATGTGAAGCAGTGGCGACTCGCCGAGGTGACTGTCGTGGCTGCCATCACTGGTGTCGTGAACTTCTTGACGCCATACAGCTCCGGTGGCATGCTGGAGCTGCTCGGCGACTGCTTCCAGGACTGCACTCCAGATTCCAGCATCGAGATGTGTGAGGGCAGCGACGTGCGCgcctttttctcccttctcgtcACCGCCACGGCGAAGTTTGCCATGTTCACGTACACCGTTGGCACATTCCTGCCCGCCGGCATCCTTGTGCCGTCACTCACGATCGGCGCTCTGTACGGCCGCGCTTTCGGTATGATGTTTCGCTCGCTGCAGGAAACCTACGCAGGCTCGTATATCTTCACGGAGTGCTACCACCAGGACCTGTGCGTCATCCCTGGCGTGTACGCGATTGTAGGCGCGGCTGCTATGCTGACCGGCGTCACCCACATGACCATCTGCCTAGCGATTATCATGTTCGAGCTCACAGGCTCGCTAGAGTACATGGTTCCCATCATTGTAGGGATCCTCTGCGCCAAAGCGGCTGGCGAGGCGGTCGGGGTGAAGGGCACGTACGAGATCGTCATCGAGGAGAACAAGTTGCCCTACCTCGACCCAAAGAAAGAGTTCTACCTTGACTTCTCTGCCAAGGACGTCTACAAGAACAAACAGTTCACCGTCCTGACAGCGTACGGACTGCAGGTGCGCGACATCAACGAGCTCGTCACAAGGATGAACGTTACCGGCTTCCCGGTGGTCGAGTCGGCCAGTGACACGACGCTGCTCGGCTACGCGCCTACAAAGAAGATGATGCGGGCGATTCAGGTGGCTGCGGTGCGCAACAGAGACGTGAGCCTAAGCACGTACATTCGCTTCAAGACAGCACCGTCCAACTCGCAAGACCCAAACTTTCTTGAGGTGAACCTAACGAACGTCCTAGAGAGCTGCCTGCTGCAGGTGGAGCCGGAGTGCTCCGTGAAGAAGCTGCTGTACCTCTTCAAGTCCCTCGGCACCCACCACATCGTCGTCTGCCGCTACGCGAAATTCGAGGGCTTTATTAGCAAGAAGGATTTCATTAACTTCATGCGCGTCAAGGAGCGCGAGGAGAACATGGAGGACGATGAGCTGGAGCGAGAGCGGCGTGAGCTAGcgcgacagcggcgtcgtcgcgAAGTGGCAACCGCAGTGATCGacaggacgacgacggctAGTGCCGTCCGTGCGACTGCCCACCACCGCTGA